Proteins co-encoded in one Actinomycetes bacterium genomic window:
- a CDS encoding CoB--CoM heterodisulfide reductase iron-sulfur subunit B family protein, whose product MSRDMAREKNNKKIAYYPGCSLNSTAIDYNVSIKKLLNVLGVEFEEIEDWNCCGTTPAHHTNEELSVALSGRNLILARQNGYEEILCPCVSCYIKLTQAANLLNADNESLNEFEQRRRKQLIADLKDMGLEIEENYNFKIYSILNFLIENRPLIKQKYEQAVQDPDYRRPEILSKLNPACYYGCVIFRSRDALKFDQAENPTSMEKLLEDVGIESRKFQFKTECCGAILSLTNKDTVLKLSKGIIEMADDCGANSLVVFCQLCQQNLDLRQSQINRTFKTSYHIPVIYLTQVLGMALGLSEKEVMLDRLFVEPAI is encoded by the coding sequence ATGAGTAGGGATATGGCCAGAGAAAAAAATAACAAAAAAATTGCATATTATCCGGGGTGCTCACTTAACTCCACTGCCATAGATTACAATGTTTCCATAAAGAAATTGTTAAATGTTCTGGGGGTTGAGTTTGAGGAAATTGAAGACTGGAACTGCTGTGGTACCACTCCTGCTCATCACACCAATGAAGAGTTATCGGTAGCACTGTCCGGCAGAAATCTTATTTTAGCCAGGCAAAATGGGTATGAGGAGATTTTATGCCCCTGTGTATCCTGTTATATAAAACTAACCCAGGCAGCTAACCTGCTTAATGCTGATAATGAGAGCTTGAATGAATTTGAGCAACGAAGGAGAAAGCAGCTGATCGCAGATCTTAAGGATATGGGTTTGGAGATAGAAGAAAATTATAATTTCAAAATTTATTCCATTCTAAATTTTTTAATAGAAAACAGGCCGCTGATAAAACAAAAATATGAACAGGCAGTACAGGATCCCGATTACAGGAGACCGGAAATACTGTCCAAGCTTAATCCTGCCTGCTATTATGGTTGTGTAATTTTCAGGTCCAGGGATGCCCTGAAGTTTGACCAGGCCGAAAACCCGACTTCCATGGAAAAATTGCTGGAAGATGTGGGTATAGAAAGCAGGAAGTTTCAGTTTAAGACAGAATGCTGTGGAGCTATTCTGTCGCTAACCAATAAGGATACGGTATTAAAGCTCAGCAAAGGTATAATTGAGATGGCCGATGATTGCGGGGCTAACAGCCTGGTTGTATTCTGCCAGTTATGCCAGCAAAACCTGGACTTAAGACAATCCCAGATTAACCGTACCTTTAAAACCAGTTATCATATACCGGTTATATATTTAACCCAGGTGCTGGGAATGGCACTGGGTCTTTCTGAAAAAGAAGTAATGCTGGACCGGCTTTTTGTAGAGCCGGCCATTTAA
- a CDS encoding 4Fe-4S dicluster domain-containing protein, which produces MGKKGIDYQKLNSDLENFVEPNMNYCCQCGKCSAGCPVIELYEYKPHQIISLIQSGQMEKIVNSNTIWLCVECDICSTRCPEDISIAAIMNHLRVATWQEDTRKNKNISKFYRLFVKILQFFGRSYEPGLIMGLNVGTGRLFNDADIAVDILKKRKIKILPELIKGRKGLGKVIKKYE; this is translated from the coding sequence ATGGGAAAAAAAGGTATAGATTACCAGAAACTAAACAGTGATCTTGAAAATTTTGTAGAGCCCAATATGAACTATTGCTGCCAGTGCGGCAAATGCAGCGCTGGTTGTCCGGTGATAGAGCTTTATGAATACAAGCCTCATCAAATCATTAGCCTGATCCAATCAGGCCAGATGGAGAAGATAGTTAATTCCAATACCATATGGCTTTGTGTGGAATGCGATATCTGTTCTACCAGATGCCCCGAAGATATAAGTATAGCTGCTATCATGAATCATTTAAGGGTGGCAACCTGGCAGGAAGATACCAGGAAGAATAAGAATATTTCCAAGTTTTACCGGCTGTTTGTAAAGATATTGCAGTTCTTTGGCCGGAGTTATGAGCCGGGTCTTATAATGGGACTGAATGTGGGTACCGGAAGATTGTTTAATGATGCCGATATTGCAGTGGATATCTTAAAAAAGAGGAAGATAAAAATACTGCCCGAGCTGATAAAAGGCAGAAAAGGTTTGGGAAAAGTAATCAAAAAATATGAGTAG